A window from Ciconia boyciana chromosome 21, ASM3463844v1, whole genome shotgun sequence encodes these proteins:
- the MAP3K6 gene encoding mitogen-activated protein kinase kinase kinase 6 isoform X6, whose product MEVPGAPPLSGSCWQDPLAVAGTTGRPVCGTRGQADERRVLSVVCVLGREPAACPALRSLWAACHDLRARLHTLAFGTLALGDTATLNSFYNADVAVVDLSDSVCQPSLFYHLGVRESFNMSHNVLLCCQADLPPLQALQEDICQKNSDLCSSYTFIPYAVTPQNKVVCCDAGAMKCLTELSLPSFETETVFTPLAARLVQLLEGVPTNSCGYFRETIRRDIRRAREMYRGEQLSQELARIQQRLDSMELLSLDIVVNLLLCYRDAQDYDAIISLVETLQALPTCAVAEQHNVRFHYAFALSRRNRAGDREKALSVLLPVVKHGEGAAPDLLCLCGRIYKDMFISSGLTDTKMRDQAFDWYLVSVMETFLLYKHFQRSPQVPSARQELADFWLGFLLKACQPFVAAPHCPVLVLELSKVLRPARLALHGGTEEPALTIALVCPTEEKAASSWTFVATAIRGVSICKCDERGCFLYVMHVEEDFQLYFPSQQHCQCRFCDQIQSLLAKQVAGGEEVPSPTQPILEYSYEYSEAGERVVLGRGTYGVVYAGRCLSNQVRIAIKEIPERDSRYSQPLHEEIALHKRLRHRNIVRYLGSISQDGFIKIFMEEVPGGSLSSLLRSKWGPLKDNEPTIVFYTRQILNGLSYLHDNHIVHRDIKGDNVLINTYSGVLKISDFGTSKRLAGISPSTETFTGTLQYMAPEIIDRGPWGYGKPADIWSLGCTIIEMATGKPPFYELGSPQAAMFKVGMFKMHPEVPESMSDKAKTFILRCFQADPAERATAAALLQEPFLASAGRARSRPVPPAGSDPPRSEQQDGDVEGSDGTRGCSSARQDAPVRGTAGSPPLPGEAASSCSYLGTAQDSAGSDRSLRSSSPEESGDGFLMRKDSKRRATLHRVLTAEAPGIIAALEESQSTAGAKLGSEHLAQLLSCLRSYIQCPSQHQLHQDLLALQNQLRVEGLSLPHLQAPLFSFQAAVRRALRRHHIKPHWMFALDDAVSQAVQAAFTVLVRDLGPKAGCLGGDGTKDTSDDDNLMPPRLSIPRSQPQQDSTNSGLSTNSELATGPGTQADSLPSLRAPSGLVAQLCHLRTETSRLLQELAEKEQEWQRLMQQVLRSGDNDTAVPSWPQRSGEHGEAPPGCFALGQGCSPPSPRLHQGRADPLLLEWLRQHGTDPATTATLLSHGFTLRDLLGCATRDDLFYVGIRRGPAYRLWAAILEHRQTLTQQEGERALAPAL is encoded by the exons ATGGAGGTGCCGGGGGCCCCCCCGCTCTccgggagctgctggcaggaccCGCTGGCTGTGGCGGGCACGACGGGCCGGCCGGTGTGCGGGACGCGGGGACAGGCGGACGAGCGACGGGTGCTGAGCGTCGTCTGCGTGCTGGGCCGGGAGCCGGCCGCCTGCCCCGCGCTGCGCAGCCTGTGGGCCGCCTGCCACGACCTGCGGGCACGCCTGCACACCTTGGCCTTCGGCACCCTGGCACTGGGTGACACCGCCACCCTCAACAGCTTCTACAACGCAG ACGTGGCCGTGGTGGATCTGAGCGACTCCGTCTGCCAGCCCTCCCTCTTCTACCACCTGGGCGTCCGCGAGAGCTTCAACATGTCCCACAACgtcctgctgtgctgccaggcCGACCTGCCCCCCCTCCAGGCCCTGCAG gaGGACATCTGCCAGAAGAACTCG GACCTCTGCAGCAGCTACACCTTCATCCCCTACGCAGTGACCCCCCAGAACAAGGTTGTCTGCTGCGATGCCGGGGCCATGAAGTGCCTGACGGAGCTTTCCCTGCCCAGCTTTGAGACAGAGACCGTCTTCACCCCGCTGGCAGCCCGGCTCGTCCAACTGCTGGAGGGGGTCCCCACCAACTCCTG CGGGTATTTTCGGGAGACGATCCGGCGGGATATCCGGAGGGCACGGGAGATGTACCGAGGGGAGCAGCTGAGCCAGGAGCTGGCCCGCATCCAGCAGCGCCTGGACAGCATGGAGCTGCTCAGCCTGGACATCGTGGTGAACCTCCTCCTCTGCTACCGTGACGCGCag GATTACGATGCCATCATCTCGCTGGTGGAGACCCTCCAGGCGCTGCCAACCTGCGCCGTGGCCGAGCAGCACAACGTCCGCTTCCACTATGCCTTTGCCCTCAGCCG GCGTAACCGTGCCGGGGACCGGGAGAAGGCCCTGTCGGTGCTGCTGCCCGTGGTGAAacacggggagggggctgcgccCGACCTCCTCTGCTTGTGCGGCCGCATCTACAAGGACATGTTCATCAGCTCCGGCCTCACCGACACCAAAATGAGGGACCAGGCTTTCGACTG GTACCTGGTCTCGGTCATGGAGACCTTCCTGCTCTACAAACACTTCCAGAGGAGCCCACAGGTCCCCTCCGCCCGGCAGGAGCTGGCTGATTTCTGGCTGGGCTTCCTCCTCAAGGCGTGCCAGCCCTTCGTCGCTGCACCGCACTGCCCG GTCCTGGTCCTGGAGCTCAGCAAGGTCCTGCGGCCGGCCCGGCTGGCACTGCACGGTGGCACAGAGGAGCCTGCCCTGACCATTGCCCTTGTCTGCCCCACggaggag AAAGCGGCATCGAGCTGGACCTTTGTGGCCACGGCCATCCGGGGCGTCAG CATCTGCAAGTGCGACGAACGGGGCTGCTTCCTCTACGTGATGCACGTGGAGGAGGATTTCCAGCTCTACTTCCCctctcagcagcactgccagtG CAGGTTCTGCGACCAGATCCAGTCCCTCCTGGCCAAGCAGGTGGCGGGCGGCGAGGAGGtgcccagccccacgcagcccaTCCTGGAG TACAGCTACGAGTACTCGGAGGCAGGCGAACGGGTGGTCCTGGGCAGGGGGACGTACGGGGTCGTCTACGCCGGGCGCTGCCTCAGCAACCAAGTGCGCATCGCTATCAAGGAGATCCCGGAGCGGGACAGCCG GTACTCGCAGCCCTTGCACGAGGAGATTGCCTTGCACAAGCGCCTGCGGCACAGGAACATCGTGCGGTACCTGGGCTCCATCAGCCAGGATGGCTTCATCAAGATCTTCATGGAGGAGGTGCCGGGAG GGAGCCTCTCGTCCCTGCTGCGCTCCAAGTGGGGACCCCTGAAGGACAACGAACCCACCATCGTCTTCTACACCCGCCAGATCCTCAACGGGCTCAGCTACCTCCATGATAACCACATCGTGCACCGTGACATCAAG GGAGACAACGTCCTCATCAACACGTACAGCGGGGTGCTGAAGATCTCCGACTTCGGTACCTCCAAGAGGCTGGCGGGCATCAGCCCCAGCACTGAGACCTTCACGG GCACCCTGCAGTACATGGCCCCGGAAATCATCGaccgggggccgtggggctaTGGGAAGCCAGCAGATATTTGGTCCTTGGGCTGCACCATCATTGAGATGGCCACGGGCAAGCCCCCCTTCTAtgagctgggcagcccccaggcTGCGATGTTCAAG GTGGGCATGTTCAAGATGCACCCGGAGGTGCCCGAGTCCATGTCGGACAAAGCCAAGACGTTCATCCTGCGCTGCTTCCAGGCCGACCCGGCCGAGCGGGCGACGGCTGCGGcgctgctgcaggagcccttCCTCGCCAGCGCCGGGAGGGCCCGGAGCCGGCCCGTGCCCCCGGCGGGGA GTGATCCCCCCCgctctgagcagcaggatggggatgTGGAGGGCAGCGATGGGACCAGGGGCTGTTCCTCAGCCAGGCAGGATGCCCCGGTGAGGGGCACAGCGGGCAGCCCCCCGCTCCCTGGCGAGgcagcctccagctgcagctacTTGGG cactgcccaggACTCGGCCGGCTCCGACCGCAGCCTGCGCTCGTCCTCCCCCGAGGAGAGCGGGGACGGGTTCCTCATGCGGAAGGACAGCAAGCGCCGGGCCACACTGCACCGCGTCCTCACCGCCGAGGCACCAGGCATCATCGCTGCCTTGGAAGAGAGccag AGCACGGCGGGTGCGAAATTGGGCTCGGAGCATCTCgcccagctgctgagctgcctgcgGAGCTACATCCAGTGCCCCAGCCAGCACCAGCTACACCAGGACCTCCTGGCACTGCAGAACCAGCTGCGGGTGGAGGGGCTGAGCCTCCCCCACCTCCAGGCTCCCCTCTTTAGCTTCCAGGCAGCA GTGAGACGGGCGCTGCGCCGGCATCACATCAAACCCCACTGGATGTTTGCGCTGGACGATGCCGTGAGTCAGGCGGTGCAGGCGGCTTTCACCGTGCTGGTGAGAG ACCTGGGACCGAAGGCTGGCTGCCTCGGGGGAGACGGCACCAAGGACACGAGTGACGATGACAACCTCATGCCGCCGAGGCTGTCCATCCCCAggagccagccccagcaggacAGCACCAATTCGGGGCTCAGCACCAATTCAGAGCTCGCCACTGGCCCCGGCACCCAGGCGgactccctgccctccctgcggGCACCCTCGGGGCTggtggcacagctctgccacctCCGCACGGAGACGAGCAG gctgctccaggagctggcagagaaggagcaggagtGGCAGCGGCTGATGCAGCAGGTGCTTCGCTCTGGGGACAATGACACCGCGGTCCCCAGCTGGCCCCAGCGCAGCGGGGAGCACGGGGAGGCCCCCCCAGGATGCTTTGCCCTGGGGCAGGGTTGCTCACCCCCAAGCCCTCGGCTCCACCAGGGACGGGCTGACCCCCTCCTCCTCGAGTGGCTGCGGCAGCACGGCACGGACCCGGCCACCACGGCCACG CTCCTCTCCCACGGCTTCACGCTGCGGGACCTGCTGGGCTGTGCCACCCGTGACGACCTCTTCTACGTGGGCATCAG GCGCGGGCCGGCGTATCGCCTCTGGGCAGCCATCCTGGAGCACCGGCAGACCCTCACCCAGCAGGAAGGGGAGCgagccctggccccagccctgTGA
- the MAP3K6 gene encoding mitogen-activated protein kinase kinase kinase 6 isoform X3 encodes MEVPGAPPLSGSCWQDPLAVAGTTGRPVCGTRGQADERRVLSVVCVLGREPAACPALRSLWAACHDLRARLHTLAFGTLALGDTATLNSFYNADVAVVDLSDSVCQPSLFYHLGVRESFNMSHNVLLCCQADLPPLQALQEDICQKNSDLCSSYTFIPYAVTPQNKVVCCDAGAMKCLTELSLPSFETETVFTPLAARLVQLLEGVPTNSCGYFRETIRRDIRRAREMYRGEQLSQELARIQQRLDSMELLSLDIVVNLLLCYRDAQDYDAIISLVETLQALPTCAVAEQHNVRFHYAFALSRRNRAGDREKALSVLLPVVKHGEGAAPDLLCLCGRIYKDMFISSGLTDTKMRDQAFDWYSKAFKVEPSLHAGINAAVLLVAAGHQFETSVQLQQIGVKLSCLQGRKGSLEELHYYWDVGFCLGAGILANDLSKVIQASEKLYKLNAPGWYLVSVMETFLLYKHFQRSPQVPSARQELADFWLGFLLKACQPFVAAPHCPVLVLELSKVLRPARLALHGGTEEPALTIALVCPTEEKAASSWTFVATAIRGVSICKCDERGCFLYVMHVEEDFQLYFPSQQHCQCRFCDQIQSLLAKQVAGGEEVPSPTQPILELRVLGGRRTGGPGQGDVRGRLRRALPQQPSAHRYQGDPGAGQPVLAALARGDCLAQAPAAQEHRAVPGLHQPGWLHQDLHGGGSLSSLLRSKWGPLKDNEPTIVFYTRQILNGLSYLHDNHIVHRDIKGDNVLINTYSGVLKISDFGTSKRLAGISPSTETFTGTLQYMAPEIIDRGPWGYGKPADIWSLGCTIIEMATGKPPFYELGSPQAAMFKVGMFKMHPEVPESMSDKAKTFILRCFQADPAERATAAALLQEPFLASAGRARSRPVPPAGSDPPRSEQQDGDVEGSDGTRGCSSARQDAPVRGTAGSPPLPGEAASSCSYLGTAQDSAGSDRSLRSSSPEESGDGFLMRKDSKRRATLHRVLTAEAPGIIAALEESQSTAGAKLGSEHLAQLLSCLRSYIQCPSQHQLHQDLLALQNQLRVEGLSLPHLQAPLFSFQAAVRRALRRHHIKPHWMFALDDAVSQAVQAAFTVLVRDLGPKAGCLGGDGTKDTSDDDNLMPPRLSIPRSQPQQDSTNSGLSTNSELATGPGTQADSLPSLRAPSGLVAQLCHLRTETSRLLQELAEKEQEWQRLMQQVLRSGDNDTAVPSWPQRSGEHGEAPPGCFALGQGCSPPSPRLHQGRADPLLLEWLRQHGTDPATTATLLSHGFTLRDLLGCATRDDLFYVGIRRGPAYRLWAAILEHRQTLTQQEGERALAPAL; translated from the exons ATGGAGGTGCCGGGGGCCCCCCCGCTCTccgggagctgctggcaggaccCGCTGGCTGTGGCGGGCACGACGGGCCGGCCGGTGTGCGGGACGCGGGGACAGGCGGACGAGCGACGGGTGCTGAGCGTCGTCTGCGTGCTGGGCCGGGAGCCGGCCGCCTGCCCCGCGCTGCGCAGCCTGTGGGCCGCCTGCCACGACCTGCGGGCACGCCTGCACACCTTGGCCTTCGGCACCCTGGCACTGGGTGACACCGCCACCCTCAACAGCTTCTACAACGCAG ACGTGGCCGTGGTGGATCTGAGCGACTCCGTCTGCCAGCCCTCCCTCTTCTACCACCTGGGCGTCCGCGAGAGCTTCAACATGTCCCACAACgtcctgctgtgctgccaggcCGACCTGCCCCCCCTCCAGGCCCTGCAG gaGGACATCTGCCAGAAGAACTCG GACCTCTGCAGCAGCTACACCTTCATCCCCTACGCAGTGACCCCCCAGAACAAGGTTGTCTGCTGCGATGCCGGGGCCATGAAGTGCCTGACGGAGCTTTCCCTGCCCAGCTTTGAGACAGAGACCGTCTTCACCCCGCTGGCAGCCCGGCTCGTCCAACTGCTGGAGGGGGTCCCCACCAACTCCTG CGGGTATTTTCGGGAGACGATCCGGCGGGATATCCGGAGGGCACGGGAGATGTACCGAGGGGAGCAGCTGAGCCAGGAGCTGGCCCGCATCCAGCAGCGCCTGGACAGCATGGAGCTGCTCAGCCTGGACATCGTGGTGAACCTCCTCCTCTGCTACCGTGACGCGCag GATTACGATGCCATCATCTCGCTGGTGGAGACCCTCCAGGCGCTGCCAACCTGCGCCGTGGCCGAGCAGCACAACGTCCGCTTCCACTATGCCTTTGCCCTCAGCCG GCGTAACCGTGCCGGGGACCGGGAGAAGGCCCTGTCGGTGCTGCTGCCCGTGGTGAAacacggggagggggctgcgccCGACCTCCTCTGCTTGTGCGGCCGCATCTACAAGGACATGTTCATCAGCTCCGGCCTCACCGACACCAAAATGAGGGACCAGGCTTTCGACTG GTACAGCAAAGCCTTCAAGGTGGAGCCGAGCCTCCATGCGGGCATCAACGCTGCCGTCCTCCTCGTGGCCGCTGGGCACCAGTTTGAAACCTCCGTGCAGCTGCAGCAAATCG GGGTGaagctgagctgcctgcagggtCGCAAGGgcagcctggaggagctgcaCTACTATTGGGATGTGGGATTTTGCCTCGGAGCCGGCATCTTGGCCAACGACCTCAGCAAAGTCATCCAAGCCTCTGAGAAGCTCTACAAGCTTAACGCGCCGGGCTG GTACCTGGTCTCGGTCATGGAGACCTTCCTGCTCTACAAACACTTCCAGAGGAGCCCACAGGTCCCCTCCGCCCGGCAGGAGCTGGCTGATTTCTGGCTGGGCTTCCTCCTCAAGGCGTGCCAGCCCTTCGTCGCTGCACCGCACTGCCCG GTCCTGGTCCTGGAGCTCAGCAAGGTCCTGCGGCCGGCCCGGCTGGCACTGCACGGTGGCACAGAGGAGCCTGCCCTGACCATTGCCCTTGTCTGCCCCACggaggag AAAGCGGCATCGAGCTGGACCTTTGTGGCCACGGCCATCCGGGGCGTCAG CATCTGCAAGTGCGACGAACGGGGCTGCTTCCTCTACGTGATGCACGTGGAGGAGGATTTCCAGCTCTACTTCCCctctcagcagcactgccagtG CAGGTTCTGCGACCAGATCCAGTCCCTCCTGGCCAAGCAGGTGGCGGGCGGCGAGGAGGtgcccagccccacgcagcccaTCCTGGAG CTACGAGTACTCGGAGGCAGGCGAACGGGTGGTCCTGGGCAGGGGGACGTACGGGGTCGTCTACGCCGGGCGCTGCCTCAGCAACCAAGTGCGCATCGCTATCAAGGAGATCCCGGAGCGGGACAGCCG GTACTCGCAGCCCTTGCACGAGGAGATTGCCTTGCACAAGCGCCTGCGGCACAGGAACATCGTGCGGTACCTGGGCTCCATCAGCCAGGATGGCTTCATCAAGATCTTCATGGAGGAG GGAGCCTCTCGTCCCTGCTGCGCTCCAAGTGGGGACCCCTGAAGGACAACGAACCCACCATCGTCTTCTACACCCGCCAGATCCTCAACGGGCTCAGCTACCTCCATGATAACCACATCGTGCACCGTGACATCAAG GGAGACAACGTCCTCATCAACACGTACAGCGGGGTGCTGAAGATCTCCGACTTCGGTACCTCCAAGAGGCTGGCGGGCATCAGCCCCAGCACTGAGACCTTCACGG GCACCCTGCAGTACATGGCCCCGGAAATCATCGaccgggggccgtggggctaTGGGAAGCCAGCAGATATTTGGTCCTTGGGCTGCACCATCATTGAGATGGCCACGGGCAAGCCCCCCTTCTAtgagctgggcagcccccaggcTGCGATGTTCAAG GTGGGCATGTTCAAGATGCACCCGGAGGTGCCCGAGTCCATGTCGGACAAAGCCAAGACGTTCATCCTGCGCTGCTTCCAGGCCGACCCGGCCGAGCGGGCGACGGCTGCGGcgctgctgcaggagcccttCCTCGCCAGCGCCGGGAGGGCCCGGAGCCGGCCCGTGCCCCCGGCGGGGA GTGATCCCCCCCgctctgagcagcaggatggggatgTGGAGGGCAGCGATGGGACCAGGGGCTGTTCCTCAGCCAGGCAGGATGCCCCGGTGAGGGGCACAGCGGGCAGCCCCCCGCTCCCTGGCGAGgcagcctccagctgcagctacTTGGG cactgcccaggACTCGGCCGGCTCCGACCGCAGCCTGCGCTCGTCCTCCCCCGAGGAGAGCGGGGACGGGTTCCTCATGCGGAAGGACAGCAAGCGCCGGGCCACACTGCACCGCGTCCTCACCGCCGAGGCACCAGGCATCATCGCTGCCTTGGAAGAGAGccag AGCACGGCGGGTGCGAAATTGGGCTCGGAGCATCTCgcccagctgctgagctgcctgcgGAGCTACATCCAGTGCCCCAGCCAGCACCAGCTACACCAGGACCTCCTGGCACTGCAGAACCAGCTGCGGGTGGAGGGGCTGAGCCTCCCCCACCTCCAGGCTCCCCTCTTTAGCTTCCAGGCAGCA GTGAGACGGGCGCTGCGCCGGCATCACATCAAACCCCACTGGATGTTTGCGCTGGACGATGCCGTGAGTCAGGCGGTGCAGGCGGCTTTCACCGTGCTGGTGAGAG ACCTGGGACCGAAGGCTGGCTGCCTCGGGGGAGACGGCACCAAGGACACGAGTGACGATGACAACCTCATGCCGCCGAGGCTGTCCATCCCCAggagccagccccagcaggacAGCACCAATTCGGGGCTCAGCACCAATTCAGAGCTCGCCACTGGCCCCGGCACCCAGGCGgactccctgccctccctgcggGCACCCTCGGGGCTggtggcacagctctgccacctCCGCACGGAGACGAGCAG gctgctccaggagctggcagagaaggagcaggagtGGCAGCGGCTGATGCAGCAGGTGCTTCGCTCTGGGGACAATGACACCGCGGTCCCCAGCTGGCCCCAGCGCAGCGGGGAGCACGGGGAGGCCCCCCCAGGATGCTTTGCCCTGGGGCAGGGTTGCTCACCCCCAAGCCCTCGGCTCCACCAGGGACGGGCTGACCCCCTCCTCCTCGAGTGGCTGCGGCAGCACGGCACGGACCCGGCCACCACGGCCACG CTCCTCTCCCACGGCTTCACGCTGCGGGACCTGCTGGGCTGTGCCACCCGTGACGACCTCTTCTACGTGGGCATCAG GCGCGGGCCGGCGTATCGCCTCTGGGCAGCCATCCTGGAGCACCGGCAGACCCTCACCCAGCAGGAAGGGGAGCgagccctggccccagccctgTGA